Proteins from one Erysipelothrix larvae genomic window:
- a CDS encoding transporter substrate-binding domain-containing protein, translating into MKSLYKGFMIGLVMLLLTACGSGDGDKEYIIASDNGYPPFEWAEASGTYVGIDVDIMNAIAEDQGIKIKMDFIGFTGAVASLKSGQADAVLAGMTITDERLKVYDFSDPYYDVSVTMAVAIGSDITSYEDLRGKRVAIKTSTNGADFAESIKEQYGFEVVYFDDSATMYTEVVSGNAVACFEDAPVMEYSIAKNGVQLVTTGVSEIPSQYGFAVMKGENAELLEKFNAGLANIKANGKYQEIVDKYTK; encoded by the coding sequence ATGAAATCATTATACAAGGGATTCATGATTGGGCTTGTGATGCTGTTACTCACTGCTTGTGGATCAGGTGACGGGGATAAGGAATATATTATTGCATCAGACAACGGATATCCACCGTTTGAATGGGCAGAAGCAAGTGGTACATATGTTGGGATTGATGTCGACATTATGAATGCAATTGCTGAAGACCAAGGAATCAAGATTAAAATGGACTTTATTGGATTCACCGGTGCAGTCGCAAGTTTAAAATCAGGACAAGCAGATGCGGTTCTTGCTGGGATGACAATCACAGACGAACGGTTAAAAGTGTATGATTTCTCAGATCCTTATTATGATGTATCCGTTACAATGGCTGTTGCAATTGGCAGTGATATTACTTCATATGAAGATCTCCGAGGAAAACGCGTTGCAATCAAGACTTCAACAAACGGCGCTGATTTCGCAGAATCAATTAAAGAACAATACGGATTCGAAGTGGTGTACTTCGATGATTCCGCTACAATGTATACCGAAGTGGTTTCAGGAAATGCAGTTGCATGTTTTGAAGATGCGCCAGTTATGGAATACAGCATCGCCAAAAATGGTGTCCAACTTGTTACAACAGGTGTTTCTGAAATACCAAGCCAATATGGATTTGCTGTTATGAAAGGTGAAAATGCTGAATTACTTGAAAAATTTAATGCAGGACTTGCGAATATAAAAGCGAATGGAAAATATCAAGAAATTGTAGATAAGTACACGAAGTAG
- a CDS encoding deoxynucleoside kinase has product MRINYSEVLNKVQEGVYDVIVIEGVVGVGKSSLMHILGDMGYLEFEEPVVDNPILDKFYYDRKRYSFPLQVFFLNKRFEHIKKASQVKHAVMDRSIYGDAIFARMLNLNGEMSDEEFGIYVELLENMLEHVARPKLMVYLEVSVDEAMRRIQKRGRDYELVVERDYWEKLNKEYTEYFDAYTLSPILKINVDHLDFENSEEDRTYVIQLIQEALENRVN; this is encoded by the coding sequence TTGAGAATTAATTATTCAGAAGTGCTCAATAAAGTTCAAGAAGGAGTGTATGACGTGATTGTTATTGAAGGTGTAGTGGGCGTAGGAAAAAGCTCATTAATGCATATCTTAGGCGATATGGGGTATTTAGAATTCGAGGAACCGGTTGTAGATAATCCGATTTTGGATAAGTTTTATTATGATCGCAAACGCTACTCATTTCCGCTACAAGTGTTCTTCTTAAATAAGCGTTTTGAACATATTAAAAAAGCAAGTCAAGTTAAACATGCCGTGATGGATCGAAGCATCTATGGAGACGCAATCTTTGCACGTATGTTAAACTTAAATGGTGAAATGAGTGATGAAGAGTTTGGCATTTATGTTGAACTGCTGGAGAACATGTTGGAACATGTTGCACGACCAAAGCTCATGGTCTACTTAGAAGTATCGGTTGATGAAGCAATGCGTCGGATTCAAAAACGAGGTCGTGATTACGAATTGGTGGTTGAACGTGATTATTGGGAAAAACTCAACAAAGAATATACAGAATATTTTGATGCGTATACCCTGTCACCCATCCTTAAGATTAACGTAGATCACTTGGATTTTGAAAATAGCGAAGAAGACAGAACGTATGTGATTCAATTAATACAAGAAGCACTAGAAAATAGGGTGAATTAA
- the groL gene encoding chaperonin GroEL (60 kDa chaperone family; promotes refolding of misfolded polypeptides especially under stressful conditions; forms two stacked rings of heptamers to form a barrel-shaped 14mer; ends can be capped by GroES; misfolded proteins enter the barrel where they are refolded when GroES binds), whose protein sequence is MPKEVKYSRDSRSSLLEGIDALADAVKITLGPKGRNVVLEKSYGSPLITNDGVTIAKEIELEDKFADMGAKLLYEVANRTNDAAGDGTTTATVLAQAIIHKGLEAIDKGANPVLMRAGIEKASKEISNHLLSQSIKIESSEDIMNVAAISAGDPEIGKIIAQAMEKVGQDGVITVDESNTFETELEVVEGLQYDKGFISPYMVSDREKMEIEMEKPFILVTDHKVSNIQEILPLLESIVKVNKPFFVIAEDMEQEVVTTLVLNKLRGTFNVAATKAPSFGDNQKAMLEDIAVVTGAQFISKDLNMDLKDVTIDDLGTAQKVLIRKDDTTIVKGQGNVDDISKRADMIRAQIANTESEYDIKRLNERLAKLTSGVAVIKVGAATESEMKEKKLRIEDALNATKAAVAEGVVLGGGYSLAHAYKDLKDKVKGDNPDEQKGISAVFEASLRPLWQIAENAGFDGNEIVNTQHLKEPNIGFDAKRGIWQDLQKEGIVDPTKVTRNALLNAASIAALFLTTEAAVASVKEAPSSGPVMPEGMY, encoded by the coding sequence ATGCCAAAAGAAGTAAAATATTCAAGAGATTCACGGTCTTCTTTATTAGAAGGCATTGATGCATTAGCAGATGCAGTTAAAATCACATTGGGGCCAAAAGGTCGTAATGTTGTTTTAGAAAAATCCTATGGTTCACCCCTGATTACCAATGATGGTGTAACGATTGCAAAAGAAATCGAACTGGAAGATAAATTTGCCGATATGGGTGCGAAATTATTGTATGAAGTTGCTAATCGAACCAATGATGCAGCAGGAGATGGTACTACAACAGCAACGGTCCTTGCTCAAGCAATTATTCATAAAGGCCTAGAAGCCATTGATAAAGGGGCAAATCCTGTATTAATGCGCGCAGGTATTGAAAAAGCTTCAAAAGAAATATCAAATCACCTCTTATCACAATCCATCAAGATTGAATCCAGCGAAGACATCATGAATGTTGCAGCAATCAGCGCAGGAGATCCTGAGATTGGAAAAATCATTGCTCAAGCAATGGAAAAAGTGGGGCAAGATGGTGTGATTACCGTTGATGAATCCAATACATTTGAAACAGAGTTAGAAGTTGTTGAAGGACTCCAATATGATAAAGGATTTATCTCACCGTATATGGTATCTGATCGTGAAAAAATGGAAATTGAAATGGAAAAACCATTTATCTTGGTCACAGATCACAAGGTCTCAAACATTCAAGAAATCTTACCATTGCTTGAATCAATTGTAAAAGTAAACAAACCATTCTTTGTAATCGCAGAGGATATGGAACAAGAAGTTGTGACAACCTTAGTGTTGAATAAACTTCGTGGTACGTTCAACGTTGCTGCAACCAAAGCACCAAGCTTTGGGGATAACCAAAAAGCAATGCTTGAAGACATTGCCGTTGTAACTGGAGCACAGTTTATCAGTAAAGATTTGAATATGGATCTTAAGGATGTTACCATTGACGACTTAGGAACTGCTCAAAAAGTATTGATCCGTAAAGATGATACAACCATCGTTAAGGGTCAAGGAAACGTGGATGACATTTCAAAACGTGCGGATATGATTCGTGCTCAGATTGCAAACACTGAGAGTGAATATGATATTAAGCGTTTAAATGAACGATTAGCAAAATTAACCAGTGGTGTGGCAGTGATCAAAGTAGGTGCTGCGACAGAATCTGAAATGAAAGAAAAGAAACTACGTATTGAAGATGCACTTAATGCTACCAAAGCAGCGGTCGCTGAAGGGGTTGTATTAGGGGGTGGTTATTCACTTGCTCATGCTTACAAAGATCTTAAAGATAAAGTCAAAGGTGATAACCCAGACGAACAAAAAGGAATTTCTGCTGTCTTTGAAGCAAGCCTCAGACCACTGTGGCAAATTGCTGAAAACGCAGGGTTTGATGGTAATGAAATTGTAAATACACAACATCTCAAAGAACCAAACATTGGCTTTGATGCAAAACGTGGTATCTGGCAAGACCTACAAAAAGAAGGGATTGTTGATCCGACTAAGGTAACACGCAATGCCTTACTCAATGCTGCATCGATTGCAGCACTCTTCTTAACCACGGAAGCAGCAGTTGCTTCAGTTAAAGAAGCACCTTCCAGTGGCCCAGTAATGCCAGAAGGCATGTACTAA
- a CDS encoding dUTP diphosphatase encodes MELLIHDLQAIQNELDSRIFTLHDTTREKTRNDRILALLVETGELANETRCFKYWSLRAPSDNETVFEEFSDVLHFTLSLGIDIDFSDACIVYEKSSLILNDQFHQVYRLIQLFSTSNRKEDYRALFASILSLAYSLGMNNEVIRNMYLMKNQKNHQRQDDKY; translated from the coding sequence ATGGAATTATTAATACATGATTTGCAAGCAATTCAAAATGAGTTGGATTCACGCATTTTCACACTTCATGATACAACACGCGAAAAAACACGCAATGATCGTATTTTAGCATTGCTTGTGGAAACCGGTGAACTTGCAAATGAGACACGCTGTTTTAAGTATTGGAGTCTTCGAGCACCATCTGATAATGAAACAGTGTTTGAAGAGTTTTCGGATGTTTTACACTTTACCTTATCCTTAGGCATTGATATTGACTTCAGTGATGCGTGTATTGTGTATGAGAAATCGAGTTTGATTTTAAACGATCAATTTCATCAAGTATATCGATTAATTCAATTATTCTCTACATCAAATCGTAAGGAAGATTACCGGGCGTTATTTGCTTCGATTTTGAGTTTAGCATACAGCTTGGGGATGAATAATGAAGTGATTCGAAATATGTACTTAATGAAGAATCAAAAGAATCATCAAAGACAGGATGATAAATACTAG
- a CDS encoding NusG domain II-containing protein produces the protein MNKFDKIYCGFVIVLAVTLFGVSKIVATAISVDEAMAVVYHNDKEVLRLPMNQDGRFSVNGTLGDVVLEIKDGRIRVADEISPLHYCQVQGWVERTNVPIVCLPNGIKIVIESDDSLIDPDDGDITVG, from the coding sequence ATGAACAAATTTGACAAAATTTATTGTGGTTTTGTAATTGTGCTGGCAGTGACTCTTTTCGGGGTTTCCAAAATCGTTGCAACCGCAATTTCAGTAGATGAAGCAATGGCAGTTGTCTACCATAACGATAAAGAAGTATTGCGTTTACCCATGAATCAAGATGGCCGCTTTAGTGTGAATGGAACATTGGGGGATGTTGTATTAGAGATTAAAGATGGTAGGATTCGCGTGGCAGATGAAATATCTCCGCTTCATTATTGTCAAGTGCAAGGATGGGTAGAACGTACAAACGTCCCAATTGTATGTTTACCAAATGGAATCAAGATTGTGATCGAAAGCGATGATTCACTGATTGATCCAGATGATGGAGATATAACGGTTGGATGA
- the epsC gene encoding serine O-acetyltransferase EpsC, translating into MKWIETARAYKKMDPAARSILEIILLYPGYHASGYYRVAHFFYTHKMFFIARFVSHVGRFFTQIEIHPGATIGRRFVIDHGAGVVIGETAIVGDDVFMYHQVTLGSKSHHDEGKRHPTIGNHVVIGAGAIVLGDIVIGDHAVIGANSVVTKSVEPGCVVAGNPAKLLKRN; encoded by the coding sequence ATGAAATGGATTGAAACCGCAAGAGCCTATAAGAAAATGGATCCTGCTGCACGGTCAATCTTGGAGATTATCCTTTTATATCCAGGATATCATGCGAGTGGGTATTATAGGGTTGCTCATTTCTTTTACACGCATAAAATGTTCTTTATAGCTCGATTTGTATCACATGTCGGGCGCTTTTTCACGCAAATTGAGATTCATCCAGGGGCAACCATTGGTCGAAGATTTGTGATTGATCATGGAGCAGGTGTTGTAATTGGTGAAACTGCGATCGTGGGTGACGACGTCTTTATGTACCACCAAGTAACCTTGGGATCAAAGAGTCATCATGATGAAGGAAAACGCCATCCAACCATTGGCAATCATGTAGTCATTGGTGCGGGTGCCATTGTGTTGGGGGACATTGTGATTGGCGATCACGCTGTGATTGGCGCAAACTCTGTTGTCACCAAAAGCGTGGAACCCGGGTGTGTTGTCGCTGGGAATCCTGCGAAATTATTAAAACGAAATTAA
- a CDS encoding Gx transporter family protein, which produces MKRNKTRSLTVQTMLLAMAITVSMVESQIPLGLPGVRLGLANVLGLIAYYFFGVKEMIVLNMMRVLLVGLMRGTFLFSPGFWISFCGTLLSTMMAIAAAKSKVFSEYGICLVSSTFHNVGQVIFVAFLTNAPMLVFTYLPFLLIMGIPTGIVTGKLVKSLHERFKQMI; this is translated from the coding sequence ATGAAACGAAATAAAACACGAAGCCTAACGGTTCAGACGATGCTTCTTGCGATGGCGATCACCGTGAGTATGGTTGAATCACAGATTCCACTGGGATTACCAGGCGTACGTCTTGGCCTTGCGAATGTTTTGGGACTGATTGCTTATTATTTCTTTGGCGTTAAAGAAATGATCGTATTAAATATGATGCGCGTATTACTTGTAGGACTAATGCGCGGAACCTTTTTGTTTAGTCCAGGATTCTGGATTAGTTTTTGCGGAACACTGTTAAGCACAATGATGGCAATTGCTGCAGCAAAGTCAAAAGTGTTCTCAGAATATGGAATTTGCCTCGTATCTTCTACATTTCATAATGTTGGACAAGTAATATTTGTAGCATTTCTCACAAATGCACCCATGTTGGTGTTTACTTACCTCCCTTTTTTATTAATTATGGGGATTCCAACAGGAATTGTGACCGGAAAATTGGTAAAGTCACTACACGAACGGTTCAAACAAATGATATAA
- a CDS encoding M42 family metallopeptidase, giving the protein MSKKKMEEAYGDVSLEMLADLTLTNGISGHERDVQEVFKDWVKESVDSIEYDNLGSIIAIKKGQENGPKVMFAGHIDEIGFLVKNIDNNGYIRLHPVGGWWPHVLLSQPVTITTRKGHAYVGVVGSKAPHGMKPEVRNKVLSMDEIFVDIGVSSKEEVELIGIQIGDMVTPKADFHVLANPNYLMSKAWDDRVGAAIVMDIMRNLKGLDLVSTVYGVGTVQEEVGLRGAKTAAQRINPDVAITLDVTIATDTPGEDNRIKLGVGATLEVMDGSYIGHKGLLYMLQDLADDLKIDTQFEMLAAGGTDSGEIHKVHDGVIALTVSIPARYIHSHYGIIHRKDYADTVKLLTEFVKTFDNKHLITLQEYKTMPF; this is encoded by the coding sequence ATGTCTAAAAAGAAAATGGAAGAAGCATACGGTGATGTATCACTCGAAATGCTCGCTGATCTCACGCTAACCAATGGTATTTCAGGACATGAAAGAGATGTTCAAGAAGTATTTAAGGATTGGGTTAAAGAAAGTGTTGACTCAATCGAATATGATAACTTAGGGTCCATCATTGCCATTAAAAAAGGTCAAGAAAATGGGCCGAAAGTGATGTTTGCGGGTCATATTGATGAAATTGGATTTTTAGTTAAGAATATTGATAATAATGGCTACATTCGTCTTCACCCAGTGGGTGGATGGTGGCCCCATGTATTGTTATCGCAACCTGTCACAATCACGACCCGTAAAGGGCATGCATATGTGGGTGTTGTGGGATCAAAAGCACCACATGGTATGAAACCAGAAGTGCGAAATAAAGTATTATCAATGGATGAAATCTTCGTGGATATTGGAGTTTCTTCAAAAGAAGAAGTAGAATTAATTGGGATCCAAATTGGTGACATGGTGACACCGAAAGCTGATTTCCATGTTCTCGCAAATCCTAATTACTTGATGAGTAAAGCATGGGATGATCGTGTGGGAGCTGCAATTGTGATGGATATTATGCGCAACCTTAAAGGGCTTGATCTTGTTTCTACAGTCTATGGTGTTGGTACCGTTCAAGAAGAAGTTGGACTACGTGGTGCAAAAACAGCGGCACAACGCATCAATCCAGATGTGGCAATTACACTTGATGTCACCATCGCAACAGATACACCCGGTGAAGACAACCGCATTAAGTTAGGTGTAGGTGCAACTCTAGAAGTCATGGACGGTTCATACATTGGCCATAAGGGACTGTTGTACATGCTTCAAGATCTTGCAGATGATCTCAAGATTGACACGCAATTTGAAATGCTTGCTGCTGGGGGTACTGACTCAGGAGAAATCCATAAAGTACACGATGGTGTCATTGCACTGACAGTGTCGATTCCAGCGCGATACATCCATTCACATTATGGAATCATTCATCGCAAGGACTATGCCGATACTGTGAAGTTATTAACAGAATTTGTTAAGACATTCGATAATAAACACTTGATAACATTACAAGAATATAAAACAATGCCATTTTAA
- a CDS encoding adenylosuccinate synthase → MIKAIVGANWGDEGKGKLTDVFAHESDVIVRFQGGNNAGHTIINDYGKFALHMLPSGVFYDHTVNVIGNGVALNIPSFISELRELEEKGIKPKLVVSDRAQIVMSYHVRFDELEEARLGKAQFGSTKSGIAPFYSDKYAKTGFQVSELFNDAWLDSKIDRIIDQKNALMVHLYNQAPLTKEAILRELHEYRDLIKPYVVDVFNLLDDMQKQGKTILLEGQLGALRDPDFGIYPYSTSSTTLAYYGSIGAGLPKAIDEVWAVTKAYSSCVGSGPFVAEIFGEEADQLRRLGGDAGEFGATTGRPRRVGYFDAVATRYGCKVQGATHVALTNIDVLSYLDEINVVTGYEYEGVITQDFGAVSVLEKSTPVIKSFAGWNVDISDITDYDALPENCKAYIDALEQLIETPIALVSNGPKRSQIMNRR, encoded by the coding sequence ATGATTAAGGCTATTGTTGGAGCAAATTGGGGTGACGAAGGTAAAGGGAAACTTACTGACGTATTCGCACATGAATCAGATGTCATCGTTCGCTTTCAAGGGGGAAATAATGCAGGACATACAATCATCAATGATTATGGAAAGTTTGCACTGCACATGCTTCCATCGGGAGTATTTTATGACCATACGGTAAATGTGATTGGGAATGGTGTGGCATTGAATATTCCATCCTTTATCAGTGAATTACGTGAACTTGAAGAAAAAGGCATTAAGCCAAAGCTTGTTGTGAGTGATCGTGCTCAAATTGTTATGAGCTATCATGTTCGCTTTGATGAACTTGAAGAAGCGCGTTTGGGGAAGGCTCAATTTGGTTCAACAAAATCAGGGATTGCACCATTTTATTCCGATAAATACGCAAAAACTGGATTTCAAGTATCTGAACTCTTTAATGATGCTTGGCTAGACTCAAAAATCGATCGCATTATTGACCAGAAAAACGCACTCATGGTGCATTTATACAATCAAGCACCACTGACAAAAGAAGCAATCTTACGTGAACTCCATGAATACCGTGACTTAATTAAACCCTATGTTGTGGATGTGTTCAATCTCTTGGATGATATGCAAAAACAAGGAAAAACAATTTTACTTGAAGGTCAACTTGGAGCACTTCGTGATCCAGACTTTGGAATTTATCCATACTCGACCTCTTCAACAACGCTCGCTTATTATGGTTCAATTGGAGCAGGGTTACCCAAAGCAATTGACGAAGTATGGGCTGTTACCAAAGCCTATTCAAGTTGTGTTGGAAGTGGACCTTTTGTTGCAGAAATCTTTGGCGAAGAAGCAGACCAACTCCGTAGACTTGGTGGGGATGCTGGGGAATTTGGTGCAACAACTGGGCGACCACGTCGTGTTGGATACTTTGATGCCGTGGCAACACGCTATGGGTGCAAAGTTCAAGGGGCAACTCATGTTGCACTCACAAACATTGATGTTCTTTCCTATCTTGATGAGATTAATGTCGTAACAGGCTATGAATACGAAGGCGTTATCACCCAAGACTTTGGGGCAGTATCTGTTTTAGAAAAATCAACGCCTGTTATAAAATCTTTTGCAGGGTGGAATGTTGATATTTCAGATATCACAGACTATGATGCATTACCAGAAAATTGCAAGGCTTATATTGACGCCCTTGAACAATTAATTGAAACACCCATCGCTTTAGTCTCCAATGGACCTAAACGATCCCAAATTATGAATCGAAGATAA
- a CDS encoding helix-turn-helix transcriptional regulator, translating to MSRLTDTLLMLDMLSTRSIVSIQELAQEFNVTPRTVQRMRDDLEYIGYRIETIMGPGGGYRLMNSSQIHPLAFTTEEINHVRQGLETLLSQQDTSFGSDFVRAISKLYHQFDLSGNHVSVSAFKSVRLNVDGVQYQTHIKTLEQAIEHHQRVSITYQKNPRQTKSYIFEPYELILVDQIWYVHGYIKNSHQVSFRVSRLVSVDLLDESYLVDTQYSSKGVMSDFGFKINPVRLKVLISSRDYFSEYIWGDDQRIEWLDDKQYVLEVTFPNKFVAKSFILEGGSSMAVIEPESLVSWIKEEAQKIIQTYL from the coding sequence ATGAGTCGACTTACTGATACCTTACTGATGCTTGATATGCTTTCAACGCGATCAATTGTGTCCATTCAAGAATTGGCCCAAGAATTCAATGTGACACCACGAACTGTACAGCGCATGCGTGATGATTTGGAGTATATCGGTTATCGCATCGAAACGATTATGGGCCCAGGTGGGGGATATAGGCTCATGAATTCATCACAGATTCATCCACTAGCCTTTACCACTGAGGAAATAAATCATGTGAGACAGGGCTTAGAGACGCTGTTGTCGCAACAAGACACTTCCTTTGGAAGTGATTTTGTGCGTGCAATTTCTAAGCTCTATCATCAGTTTGATCTATCCGGAAATCATGTGTCCGTTTCTGCATTTAAAAGTGTTCGTCTGAATGTGGATGGCGTTCAATATCAAACCCATATTAAAACATTAGAACAAGCGATTGAACATCATCAACGGGTATCCATTACCTATCAAAAGAACCCACGTCAAACCAAGAGCTATATCTTTGAACCCTATGAACTGATCTTAGTGGATCAGATATGGTATGTCCATGGGTATATTAAAAACAGCCATCAAGTAAGCTTTAGAGTATCCCGCTTAGTGTCCGTGGACTTATTGGATGAATCGTATCTTGTAGATACTCAATATTCATCAAAAGGTGTCATGAGTGATTTTGGATTTAAAATTAATCCAGTTCGACTTAAAGTCTTAATATCAAGTCGTGATTATTTCAGCGAATACATTTGGGGTGATGATCAAAGGATTGAATGGCTTGATGATAAACAGTATGTGTTGGAAGTAACCTTCCCAAATAAATTTGTGGCGAAGTCCTTTATTTTAGAAGGGGGATCTTCAATGGCAGTCATTGAGCCAGAATCGCTGGTTTCATGGATCAAAGAAGAAGCACAGAAAATAATTCAAACATATTTGTGA
- a CDS encoding amino acid ABC transporter ATP-binding protein encodes MTHKIEVNKLNKHFGQLHVLKDVDLTIDKQEVLCIIGPSGSGKSTLLRCMNLLEDYESGQVIVDGVDLKAPDTNINKVRENIGMVFQHFNLFPHLTVLDNITLAPVQLGTMTQEEAEVKAMELLNQVGIPEKAHLYPRKLSGGQKQRVAIARALAMNPDVMLFDEPTSALDPEMVKGVLNVMKDLAYQGMTMVVVTHEIGFAREVSDRIIFMDQGMIVEQGNPSELLSNPQEERTKLFLSEIL; translated from the coding sequence ATGACGCATAAGATAGAAGTAAATAAGCTGAATAAACACTTTGGCCAATTACATGTCCTAAAGGATGTCGACTTAACCATCGATAAACAAGAAGTGCTGTGTATTATTGGCCCTTCAGGAAGTGGAAAGAGTACACTGTTACGGTGTATGAACTTGTTGGAGGATTATGAAAGCGGACAAGTAATCGTGGATGGTGTTGACTTAAAAGCGCCGGACACAAACATTAATAAAGTGCGCGAGAATATTGGTATGGTATTCCAACACTTTAATCTGTTTCCTCATTTGACTGTGCTTGACAACATTACACTCGCACCCGTTCAATTAGGAACCATGACACAAGAAGAAGCGGAAGTAAAAGCGATGGAACTTCTGAATCAAGTTGGAATTCCTGAGAAAGCCCATCTCTATCCACGAAAACTATCAGGTGGACAAAAACAACGGGTTGCGATTGCACGTGCACTCGCAATGAATCCCGATGTGATGCTCTTTGATGAACCAACATCTGCGCTTGACCCTGAAATGGTTAAAGGGGTCTTGAATGTTATGAAAGATCTTGCCTATCAAGGCATGACCATGGTTGTGGTAACCCATGAGATTGGATTTGCACGCGAAGTGTCAGATCGGATCATCTTCATGGATCAAGGGATGATTGTTGAACAAGGCAATCCCAGTGAATTGTTATCCAATCCACAAGAGGAACGAACTAAGTTATTCTTAAGTGAAATTCTATAG
- a CDS encoding amino acid ABC transporter permease produces MIDLIIENYQSLLSGFYNTILLSVVSMLLATIIGLLSSLMTLSKSKILNWIAKAYISLVRGVPLIVLGFFVYYGIPGLLKSFGINFRFELYYAAITILSLNSGAYMSEIIRGGILSVDHGQMEAAQSLGLPHKRAMRLIILPQAFKTMVPSIINQYIIAFKDTSLLSVIGFGELTKQTQIIIGRNQRLFEMWAITAVLYFVGCSLLGYLGHVVERKWNYDA; encoded by the coding sequence ATGATTGACTTAATTATTGAAAACTATCAGTCACTTTTAAGTGGGTTCTATAATACAATCCTCTTATCTGTGGTTTCTATGCTACTTGCCACAATCATTGGACTATTAAGTAGTCTGATGACTTTATCCAAATCAAAAATACTCAATTGGATTGCGAAAGCATATATTTCACTTGTGCGAGGTGTCCCACTGATTGTACTGGGGTTCTTTGTTTACTATGGGATTCCAGGGTTACTAAAAAGTTTTGGAATCAATTTTAGATTTGAACTGTATTATGCAGCAATAACCATCCTGAGTCTCAACTCAGGAGCATACATGTCCGAGATCATTCGTGGAGGGATCTTATCGGTTGATCATGGACAAATGGAAGCAGCGCAAAGTTTAGGGTTACCCCATAAACGAGCGATGCGATTAATTATATTACCACAGGCATTCAAAACCATGGTGCCTTCAATTATTAACCAATACATCATTGCATTTAAAGACACTTCCTTGCTGTCTGTTATTGGATTTGGTGAACTTACCAAACAAACCCAAATTATCATCGGGCGTAATCAACGTCTCTTTGAGATGTGGGCAATTACTGCAGTATTATACTTTGTAGGATGCTCATTGCTTGGGTATTTGGGCCATGTCGTTGAAAGGAAGTGGAATTATGACGCATAA
- a CDS encoding co-chaperone GroES, with the protein MIKPLYDRVLLEKVEVKAQTESGILLPESSKEQPNLAKVIAVGEGKRTKDGTLIPMGVKVNDTVIYKQFAASDVKYEQKDYLIVEMKDILAVVEEDV; encoded by the coding sequence ATGATAAAACCATTGTATGATCGTGTCTTATTAGAAAAAGTTGAAGTTAAGGCACAAACTGAGAGTGGCATTCTATTGCCCGAATCAAGTAAGGAACAACCAAACCTTGCGAAAGTTATTGCGGTAGGTGAAGGGAAGCGCACAAAAGATGGAACCCTGATACCGATGGGTGTAAAAGTCAACGATACCGTCATCTATAAACAGTTCGCAGCAAGTGACGTTAAATATGAACAAAAAGACTATTTAATTGTTGAGATGAAAGACATTCTTGCTGTTGTAGAGGAGGACGTATAA